The region GCCGCGTTGGCAAGCACCATCGGTGTACGGTGAGAGCGCGGCCGGTGCGACGAGTGGGGTGGCGATGACCAGCGCGGGTGGACCGACAACACCGCCCGAGGCGCTGCCCCCGGCTGACCCTCGGTGGAACCCCGACCCCGCACAGTCGCAGCAGTGGAACCCCGACCCCGCGCAGTCGCAGCAGTGGAATCCCGATCCCGTGGACTCGCAGCAGTGGTATCCGGTGGCTGCCGAACCGGACCGGATCACGCGGTTCTTCGACCGGATCGCGGCCCGGTCCCCGCGCTGGCTGGCGCCGGTCGCGATACTGGCCTGTTTCGGCGGCGCGGTCGGTTACACGCTCTACGCCGATCCGACCCGCAGCGCCCCCGACGCGGCCCCGACCTGCCTGCTGAAGCTGACCACCGGGCTGGACTGTCCCGGTTGCGGCGGCACCCGCGCGTTCTGGTACCTGCTGCACGGTGACCTGCCGGCCGCCGCCCGGCACCACATCCTGTTCGTCTTCGCCGTCCCGTTCCTGGTCTACCTCTACGTCGCCTGGGCCGGAAAGCAACTCTTCGGCTGGCGCCTCCCCCAACTCTCCGTGGGCCCGGTAACCATCGGCGTCTTCCTGACCGCCTGGCTGACCTTCTCAGTCCTCCGCAACCTCCCCTGGCCCCCCTTCACCTGGCTCTACGTCTAACCCTTCTTCCCCCCCGATTCCCCCCCGTTCCCCGTGCCCTCGCGCCGCCCCCTCTCCCCCGTCGATCTAGGGCAAATACGTGTGATTGGAGATCAACACGCCACCATTTGCCCTAGATCGGCGGGGGAGGGAGGGGGGAGGGAGGGGGGAGGAGGGGGGAGGAGGGGGAGGTGGGGGAGGGGAGGCGTGGGTGGGGATACTAAGGTTTTGGGAATGTCGGAGATCGTGTCACCGCAGGTCAAGCTCGTCGCGTGGACTCAGTTTGAGGCGCCCGAGGAGGTGCCGTGGTCGACCGATGCCGACGGGGGGCAGGCGCTCGCCGAGTTCGCCGGCCGGGCCTGTTACCAGTCCTGGAAGAAGCCCAACCCGGCCACCGCGACCAACGCCGGTTACCTCGCGCACATCCTTGAGGTCGGCCACCTATCCGTGCTGGAGCACGGCAGTGTGACGTTCTACTTCACCGGGGTCTCCCGGTCGTTCACCCACGAGCTGATCCGGCACCGGCACTTCTCGTACTCGCAGCTCTCGCAGCGGTACGTGCCGGAGCGCGACGCCGCCTTCGTGGAGCCGGCGGTGATCGCCGAGGACGCCGAGCTGCACAAGCGGTTCGTCGAGGCGACCGAGGCCAGCGTACGGGCGTACACCGAGTTGCTGGAGGGGCTGGAGCAGCGGTTCGCGGACGTGACGAACCCGACGCTGCGCCGCAAGCAGGCTCGGCAGGCGGCCCGTGCGGTGCTGCCGAACGCCACCGAGACCCGGATCGTGGTCAGCGGCAACTACCGGGCCTGGCGGCACTTCGTGTCGATGCGGGCCACCGAGCACGCCGATGTCGAGATTCGTGAGCTGGCGGTGGAGTGCCTGCGTCAGCTCCAGCGGGTGGCACCGAACGTCTTCGCCGACTTTGTGATCAGCACCCTGCCGGACGGCACCGAGGTGGCCGCCAGCCCGTACGCCGAGCAGTCCTGAGCACTTCCCCGGCGGCCGGGTACTGGGCGTCCGATAGGTTAGCGGTATGACGCACGACCACCCTGCTGCCGCCGACCGGGCGGTGCCCCGTCCCTTCGGGCGACTGCTCACGGCCATGGTCACGCCGTTCACCGCGGACGGCTCGCTGGACCTCGACGGCGCTGCCCGGCTCGCCACCTACCTGGTGGACGAGCAGGCCAACGACGCCCTGGTGATCAGCGGCACCACCGGCGAGTCGCCCACGACCACCGACGCGGAGAAG is a window of Micromonospora sp. NBC_01699 DNA encoding:
- a CDS encoding DUF2752 domain-containing protein — its product is MTSAGGPTTPPEALPPADPRWNPDPAQSQQWNPDPAQSQQWNPDPVDSQQWYPVAAEPDRITRFFDRIAARSPRWLAPVAILACFGGAVGYTLYADPTRSAPDAAPTCLLKLTTGLDCPGCGGTRAFWYLLHGDLPAAARHHILFVFAVPFLVYLYVAWAGKQLFGWRLPQLSVGPVTIGVFLTAWLTFSVLRNLPWPPFTWLYV
- the thyX gene encoding FAD-dependent thymidylate synthase; the protein is MSEIVSPQVKLVAWTQFEAPEEVPWSTDADGGQALAEFAGRACYQSWKKPNPATATNAGYLAHILEVGHLSVLEHGSVTFYFTGVSRSFTHELIRHRHFSYSQLSQRYVPERDAAFVEPAVIAEDAELHKRFVEATEASVRAYTELLEGLEQRFADVTNPTLRRKQARQAARAVLPNATETRIVVSGNYRAWRHFVSMRATEHADVEIRELAVECLRQLQRVAPNVFADFVISTLPDGTEVAASPYAEQS